One genomic segment of Ricinus communis isolate WT05 ecotype wild-type chromosome 3, ASM1957865v1, whole genome shotgun sequence includes these proteins:
- the LOC8274147 gene encoding eukaryotic translation initiation factor 3 subunit B: MADVMMMNDIDERAAAAGIDLSQLDLSSIHLPPGENFGIISDDEDVHQREQLDFEAGFNNIIVVDNLPVVPKEKFEKLEGVIRKIYSQIGVIKEDGLWMPVDPETQKTLGYCFIEYNTPQEAELAKEKTNGYKLDRAHIFAVNMFEDFDRFMRVPDEWAPPEFRPYVPGENLQHWLTDEKARDQFVIRAGSDTEVFWNDARQLKPDPVYKRAYWTESFVQWSPLGTYLATVHRQGAAVWGGASAFNRLMRYAHPQVKLIDFSPGEKYLVTYSSHEPSNPHDANRIVINIFDVRTGKVMRDFKGSADEFAIGGTGGVAGVSWPIFRWGGGKDDKYFARIGKNMISVYETETFSLIDKKSMKVENIMDFSWSPTDPILALFVPELAGGNQPARVSLVQIPSKEEMRQKNLFSVNDCKMYWQSNGDYLAVKVDRYTKSRRTTYTGFELFRIKERDIPIEVLELDNKNDKIIAFAWEPKGHRFAVIHGDSPRPDVSFYSMRTAHNTGRVSKLTTLKGKQANALFWSPAGHYLILAGLKGFNGQLEFYNVDELETMATTEHFMATDIDWDPTGRYVATSVTSVHHEMENGFNIWSFNGKLLYRILKDHFFQFLWRPRPPSFLSPEKEEEIANNLKKYSKKYEAEDQDVSLQLSEQDREKRRMLKDDWEKWVNEWKLQHEEEKLERQKLRDGEASDEEEEYEAKEVEVEELLDVSEEVLSFEFGQE; the protein is encoded by the exons ATGGCGGACGTTATGATGATGAATGACATAGATGAGCGTGCTGCGGCAGCCGGAATCGATCTCTCGCAGCTCGATCTCAGCTCCATTCATCTTCCTCCTGGTGAAAATTTCGGAATCATCAG TGATGATGAAGATGTTCACCAACGAGAGCAGCTGGATTTTGAAGCTggatttaataatattattgttgttgatAATCTTCCAGTTGTTCCCAAGGAAAAATTCGAGAAGCTTGAAGGTGTTATTCGAAAAATTTATAGTCAGATTGGTGTAATTAAGGAGGATGGACTTTGGATGCCTGTTGATCCTGAAACACAAAAAACATTAGGTTACTGCTTCATTGAGTATAACACACCTCAG GAGGCTGAGTTAGCCAAGGAGAAGACAAATGGTTACAAGTTGGACAGAGCACATATTTTTGCTGTCAATATGTTCGAGGATTTTGATAGATTTATGAGAGTTCCAGATGAGTGGGCTCCTCCTGAATTCAGGCCTTATGTTCCTGGG GAAAATCTTCAGCATTGGCTTACTGATGAAAAAGCACGAGACCAGTTTGTAATTCGGGCTGGCTCGGATACCGAGGTTTTCTGGAATGACGCAAGACAGTTGAAGCCTGATCCTGTTTACAAGCGTGCT TATTGGACAGAGAGTTTTGTGCAGTGGTCCCCACTTGGGACTTACTTGGCAACAGTTCACAGGCAGGGTGCTGCTGTCTGGGGTGGTGCAAGTGCCTTTAATAGGCTTATGCGTTATGCTCATCCCCAG GTTAAACTGATCGACTTTTCACCTGGTGAGAAATATTTGGTTACCTACAGCAGCCATGAACCTAGCAATCCTCATGATGCAAAT AGGattgtaataaatatttttgatgtAAGAACTGGCAAAGTGATGAGAGATTTCAAGGGAAGTGCTGATGAATTTGCCATTGGAGGAACTGGTGGTGTTGCAGGAGTATCCTGGCCCATATTTAG GTGGGGTGGTGGAAAAGATGACAAGTACTTTGCCAGAATTGGGAAAAATATGATATCTGTCTATGAAACTGAGACCTTCAGTCTTATTGACAAGAAGTCTATGAAGGTTGAAAACATTATGGATTTCAGTTGGTCACCAACTGATCCCATTCTTGCACTCTTTGTTCCTGAGCTTGCTGGAGGAAACCAACCTGCTAGG GTTTCCCTTGTTCAAATTCCTAGTAAAGAGGAAATGAGGCAGAAGAATCTTTTTAGTGTTAATGATTGCAAAATGTACTGGCAAAGCAATGGGGACTATCTTGCTGTAAAGGTTGATCGCTACACCAAATCAAGGAGGACCACATACACAGGATTTGAGCTTTTCCGAATAAAAGAACGAGATATACCCATCGAGGTATTGGAGCTTGATaacaaaaatgataaaattattgcCTTTGCTTGGGAGCCAAAGGGTCACAGGTTTGCGGTTATTCATGGGGATAGCCCAAGGCCTGATGTAAGTTTTTACTCAATGAGGACTGCCCATAATACTGGTCGAGTTTCAAAGCTCACTACTCTCAAAGGCAAACAAGCAAATGCTCTTTTCTGGTCACCTGCTGGCCACTATTTAATACTTGCTGGACTTAAGGGTTTCAATGGACAGttagaattttataatgttGATGAGCTGGAGACCATGGCAACAACTGAACATTTTATGGCCACAGATATTGATTGGGATCCTACTGGAAG GTATGTTGCAACTTCAGTGACTTCAGTTCACCATGAAATGGAAAATGGATTCAATATCTGGTCGTTCAATGGCAAGCTACTTTATCGAATCCTCAAGGATCATTTCTTCCAG TTCCTGTGGCGCCCAAGGCCACCATCCTTTTTGAGTCCTGAAAAGGAGGAAGAGATAGCAAACAATTTGAAGAAGTACAGTAAGAAATATGAGGCAGAGGATCAGGATGTTTCATTGCAATTGAGTGAGCAAGATCGTGAGAAACGGAGAATGTTGAAGGATGATTGGGAGAAGTGGGTCAATGAGTGGAAACTACAgcatgaagaagaaaaattggAGAGGCAGAAATTAAGGGATGGAGAAGCCagtgatgaagaagaagagtaCGAGGCTAAAGAAGTAGAAGTTGAGGAATTGTTGGATGTGTCAGAGGAggttctttcttttgaatttggACAGGAGTAA
- the LOC8265228 gene encoding aspartyl protease family protein At5g10770 — MKRKGVTMAVSFIKHFLSLWLLFSFNNCYAFEGRKFAESQHTHTTIHLTSLLPAASCKPSTQVPSIENKAFLKVVHKHGPCSDLRQGHKAEAQYILLQDQSRVDSIHSKLSKDSGLSDVKATAATTLPAKDGSIIGSGNYFVTVGLGTPKKDFSLIFDTGSDLTWTQCEPCVKSCYNQKEAIFNPSQSTSYANISCGSTLCDSLASATGNIFNCASSTCVYGIQYGDSSFSIGFFGKEKLSLTATDVFNDFYFGCGQNNKGLFGGAAGLLGLGRDKLSLVSQTAQRYNKIFSYCLPSSSSSTGFLTFGGSTSKSASFTPLATISGGSSFYGLDLTGISVGGRKLAISPSVFSTAGTIIDSGTVITRLPPAAYSALSSTFRKLMSQYPAAPALSILDTCFDFSNHDTISVPKIGLFFSGGVVVDIDKTGIFYVNDLTQVCLAFAGNSDASDVAIFGNVQQKTLEVVYDGAAGRVGFAPAGCS; from the exons atgaaGAGGAAGGGAGTGACAATGGCCGTCTCCTTCATCAAGCATTTTCTTAGTCTATggcttctcttctctttcaaCAACTGCTATGCCTTTGAAGGAAGGAAATTCGCAGAGAGCCAACATACCCATACTACTATTCACCTCACCTCTCTCCTCCCTGCTGCTTCTTGCAAACCTTCCACTCAAG TTCCATCAATCGAGAACAAGGCATTCTTGAAGGTGGTCCACAAGCACGGGCCATGCTCCGATCTAAGACAAGGTCACAAAGCAGAAGCTCAATATATCCTCTTACAAGACCAGTCTAGAGTGGATTCAATTCACTCAAAATTGTCCAAGGACTCTGGTCTTAGCGACGTCAAGGCGACGGCTGCGACTACCCTTCCGGCGAAGGACGGCAGCATCATTGGCTCTGGGAATTATTTTGTCACTGTAGGACTTGGCACCCCAAAAAAGGACTTCTCTCTCATCTTTGATACTGGAAGCGACCTCACTTGGACCCAATGCGAGCCCTGTGTCAAGTCTTGCTATAACCAAAAGGAAGCGATCTTTAATCCCTCCCAATCGACGTCCTATGCCAACATCTCTTGTGGCTCCACCCTCTGCGATTCACTCGCTTCTGCAACAG GTAACATATTCAATTGTGCTTCCTCAACGTGCGTCTATGGTATCCAATATGGCGACTCATCATTCTCCATTGGCTTCTTCGGTAAAGAAAAGCTCTCTCTGACAGCAACAGATGTTTTCAACGATTTTTACTTCGGCTGTGGGCAAAATAACAAAGGTTTATTCGGCGGGGCAGCAGGGTTACTCGGTCTTGGAAGAGACAAACTCTCACTAGTCTCACAAACTGCCCAAAGATATAACAAAATCTTCTCTTATTGTCTTCCATCCTCTTCCAGCTCAACCGGGTTCCTCACATTCGGCGGCTCCACTTCCAAATCAGCTTCATTCACTCCCCTAGCAACAATATCAGGGGGCTCCTCGTTTTACGGGCTTGACTTAACTGGAATAAGTGTTGGAGGCCGTAAACTGGCAATTTCCCCGTCAGTGTTTTCAACTGCGGGTACAATAATCGACTCGGGTACTGTCATTACACGGTTGCCCCCTGCAGCATACTCCGCATTAAGTTCAACGTTCAGGAAATTGATGTCCCAGTACCCAGCAGCACCTGCACTGTCAATACTTGACACCTGCTTTGATTTTAGCAACCACGATACCATCAGTGTGCCTAAGATTGGGTTGTTCTTCAGCGGTGGAGTCGTCGTAGATATTGATAAGACGGGTATCTTTTATGTGAATGACCTGACGCAAGTGTGCTTGGCTTTCGCCGGGAATAGTGACGCGAGCGATGTTGCCATATTCGGGAATGTGCAGCAAAAGACGCTAGAAGTTGTGTATGATGGTGCTGCTGGGAGGGTTGGATTCGCACCAGCAGGGTGTAGCTGA
- the LOC8265227 gene encoding aspartyl protease family protein At5g10770, producing the protein MALISFSHLLCLCLVISLSTTYAFGFEGRKIAQENHLQLIHAIEISNLLPSADCEHSTKVAQNKASLKVVHKHGPCSQLNQQNGNAPNLVEILLEDQSRVDSIHAKLSDHSGVKETDAAKLPTKSGMSLGTGNYIVSIGLGSPKKDLMLIFDTGSDLTWARCSAAETFDPTKSTSYANVSCSTPLCSSVISATGNPSRCAASTCVYGIQYGDGSYSIGFLGKERLTIGSTDIFNNFYFGCGQDVDGLFGKAAGLLGLGRDKLSVVSQTAPKYNQLFSYCLPSSSSTGFLSFGSSQSKSAKFTPLSSGPSSFYNLDLTGITVGGQKLAIPLSVFSTAGTIIDSGTVVTRLPPAAYSALRSAFRKAMASYPMGKPLSILDTCYDFSKYKTIKVPKIVISFSGGVDVDVDQAGIFVANGLKQVCLAFAGNTGARDTAIFGNTQQRNFEVVYDVSGGKVGFAPASCS; encoded by the exons ATGGCTCTCATTTCCTTCAGCCATCTTCTTTGTCTATGCCTTGTCATCTCTTTGTCAACAACTTATGCTTTTGGTTTTGAAGGAAGAAAGATTGCTCAAGAAAACCATCTTCAGCTTATCCATGCCATTGAAATCAGCAATCTCCTTCCATCAGCTGATTGCGAACACTCTACCAAAG TGGCCCAAAATAAGGCATCACTAAAAGTAGTCCACAAGCATGGACCATGCTCCCAATTGAATCAACAAAATGGAAATGCTCCTAATCTCGTGGAGATTCTACTTGAAGATCAGTCCAGAGTGGATTCAATCCACGCAAAGCTCTCCGACCACAGCGGTGTGAAGGAGACTGATGCCGCGAAACTTCCAACGAAGAGCGGTATGTCACTTGGCACAGGAAATTATATTGTCAGCATTGGACTCGGTTCACCTAAAAAGGATCTTATGCTCATCTTCGACACTGGAAGCGACCTCACTTGGGCGCGATGTTCCGCTGCTGAAACATTCGACCCAACTAAGTCCACTTCCTATGCCAACGTTTCTTGCTCCACTCCTCTGTGTAGCTCTGTTATTTCCGCGACGG GAAATCCTTCAAGATGTGCTGCCTCAACATGCGTCTACGGCATCCAATACGGCGACGGGTCATACTCCATCGGATTCCTAGGCAAAGAAAGACTAACCATAGGATCAACAGACATATTTAACAACTTCTACTTCGGTTGTGGCCAAGACGTCGATGGCCTGTTCGGAAAAGCCGCAGGATTACTTGGTCTCGGCAGAGACAAACTCTCTGTCGTCTCACAAACCGCTCCAAAATACAACCAACTCTTCTCTTATTGCCTCCCTTCCTCTAGCTCAACAGGGTTCCTCTCTTTTGGCTCTTCACAATCCAAGTCCGCTAAATTCACACCTCTCTCTTCAGGACCCAGCAGCTTTTACAATCTTGACCTTACTGGAATCACTGTTGGAGGGCAGAAGCTGGCAATTCCATTATCAGTCTTTTCAACAGCAGGCACGATCATTGACTCGGGCACTGTCGTCACGCGGTTGCCACCAGCGGCTTACTCTGCTTTGCGGTCAGCGTTCAGAAAGGCAATGGCAAGTTACCCAATGGGGAAACCGTTGTCGATACTGGACACTTGCTATGATTTTAGCAAGTATAAAACGATAAAAGTGCCTAAGATAGTGATTTCTTTTAGTGGAGGAGTTGATGTGGATGTTGATCAGGCGGGAATCTTTGTGGCAAATGGACTGAAGCAGGTGTGTTTGGCTTTCGCTGGGAATACAGGCGCGAGGGATACGGCTATTTTTGGGAATACACAGCAAAGGAATTTTGAAGTTGTTTACGATGTTAGTGGAGGAAAAGTTGGGTTTGCTCCTGCAAGTTGTAGTTGA
- the LOC8265226 gene encoding aspartyl protease family protein At5g10770, which produces MATSMSSISLSCSILIFLLTLHPCCCSLKTFETHNIKIVSFLPLDYCNQSSPVHHRGSSLKIEHRHGPCASLTNDKRRAKKSPSHDEEMLLQDQLRVKSMHARFSNKNAGSHFKEMQADIPVQSGIPLGAGNYLVKMALGTPKLSLSLALDTGSDITWTQCEPCVGSCYRQAQTKFDPRKSSSYKNVSCSSSSCRIITDSGGARGCVSSTCIYKVQYGDGSYSVGFFATEKLTISPSDVISNFLFGCGQQNAGRFGRIAGLLGLGRGKLSLALQTSEKYNNLFTYCLPSFSSSSTGHLTLGGQVPKSVKFTPLSPAFKNTPFYGIDIKGLSVGGHVLPIDASVFSNAGAIIDSGTVITRLQPTVYSALSSKFQQLMKDYPKTDGFSILDTCYDFSGNESISVPRISFFFKGGVEVDIKFFGILTVINAWDKVCLAFAPNDDDGDFVVFGNSQQQTYDVVHDLAKGRIGFAPSGCN; this is translated from the exons ATGGCCACTTCCATGTCTTCCATCTCACTCTCTTGttccattttaatttttcttcttacttTGCATCCTTGTTGTTGTTCGCTAAAAACTTTTGAAACACACAATATTAAAATCGTTTCTTTTCTGCCTTTGGATTACTGCAACCAATCTTCTCCAG TGCATCATCGAGGTTCATCTTTAAAAATAGAGCACAGGCACGGTCCATGTGCCTCACTGACGAATGACAAGAGGAGGGCCAAAAAATCTCCCTCCCATGACGAAGAAATGCTGCTTCAAGATCAACTTCGAGTGAAGTCAATGCACGCCAGGTTTTCCAATAAAAACGCCGGAAGCCACTTTAAGGAGATGCAGGCCGATATACCTGTCCAGTCCGGAATCCCCCTCGGCGCAGGCAATTACCTTGTCAAAATGGCTCTTGGGACTCCCAAACTGTCTCTTTCACTCGCTCTCGACACTGGCAGTGACATTACTTGGACCCAATGCGAGCCATGCGTTGGGTCTTGCTATCGACAAGCACAAACTAAGTTTGATCCCAGGAAGTCATCCTCTTACAAGAATGTTTCTTGTTCTTCATCATCTTGCAGAATAATCACTGACTCGG GTGGCGCAAGAGGTTGCGTTTCCTCAACATGCATATACAAAGTTCAGTATGGCGATGGCAGCTACTCCGTGGGCTTTTTCGCTACTGAAAAACTAACCATATCACCATCAGATGTGATCAGCAACTTCTTGTTCGGATGTGGCCAACAAAACGCTGGCCGCTTTGGCCGAATTGCAGGTTTATTGGGACTTGGTCGTGGCAAATTGTCCTTAGCATTACAAACCTCCgagaaatataataatctCTTCACTTACTGTTTACCATCCTTTTCTAGCTCAAGCACCGGTCACCTCACTCTAGGCGGCCAAGTCCCAAAGTCAGTGAAATTCACTCCATTATCACCAGCTTTTAAAAACACGCCTTTCTATGGCATTGACATCAAGGGACTAAGTGTTGGTGGTCACGTACTACCCATCGATGCATCAGTTTTTAGTAATGCGGGTGCTATCATCGACTCTGGTACAGTCATCACTCGGTTGCAGCCAACAGTCTACTCTGCACTAAGCTCAAAGTTTCAACAACTCATGAAAGATTATCCCAAGACAGATGGATTCTCCATTTTGGACACATGCTATGATTTCAGTGGCAATGAAAGTATATCTGTGCCCCGGAttagctttttctttaaaggtGGGGTTGAAGTGGACATAAAATTTTTTGGAATTCTGACAGTAATAAATGCATGGGACAAGGTTTGCCTGGCTTTTGCAccaaatgatgatgatggtgatTTTGTGGTTTTTGGAAACTCTCAGCAACAGACTTATGATGTCGTTCACGATCTAGctaagggaagaattggatttgCCCCCAGTGGTTGTAACTAA
- the LOC8265225 gene encoding protein ENHANCED DISEASE RESISTANCE 2-like, whose protein sequence is MCPTKQKHRNSGTETAVSRSISTASTTTSSDSWISDAINGGSLRRVDLENGSNGWASPPGELFSLRSKHYFTKRQKSPASGGYLLTPAGMDWLKSSTKLDNVLARLDNRVSLALKKSQSQGNSLKSFVFAVNLQVPGKEQHSAVFYFVTEDPIPTGSLLYRFINGDDAFRNQRFKIVNRIVKGPWIVKKTVGNYSACLLGKALNCNYHRGVNYLEIDVDIGSSKIATAILHLALGYVTSVTIDMGFVVEAQAEDELPEKLIGAIRICQMEMSSATVVDAPSVNVVARGLGLAKVKHHESGDDEDENENA, encoded by the coding sequence atgTGCCCAACCAAACAAAAACACCGTAATTCTGGCACCGAAACTGCCGTCTCCAGATCCATCTCCACCGCCTCCACCACCACGTCCAGCGACAGTTGGATCTCCGATGCAATCAACGGTGGATCCCTCCGCCGCGTAGACCTCGAAAATGGTTCAAACGGCTGGGCATCACCTCCAGGTGAACTTTTCTCTCTCCGTTCTAAACACTACTTCACTAAACGACAAAAATCTCCCGCCTCAGGCGGATACTTACTCACTCCCGCCGGCATGGACTGGCTTAAGTCGAGCACAAAACTCGACAACGTACTCGCTCGTCTAGATAACCGCGTGTCGCTGGCTCTTAAAAAATCACAATCTCAAGGAAACTCGTTAAAAAGTTTCGTGTTTGCTGTTAATCTTCAAGTTCCTGGTAAAGAACAACACAGTGCAGTTTTTTACTTTGTAACAGAAGATCCTATCCCGACCGGTTCGTTACTCTATCGGTTTATTAACGGTGATGATGCATTTAGGAATCAACGGTTTAAGATCGTTAACAGAATCGTGAAAGGACCGTGGATAGTGAAAAAAACAGTAGGAAATTATAGTGCGTGTTTGTTAGGTAAAGCGTTAAATTGTAATTATCATAGAGGAGTTAACTATCTGGAGATTGATGTTGATATAGGTAGCTCTAAGATTGCTACTGCTATATTGCATCTTGCATTGGGATATGTCACCAGTGTCACGATTGATATGGGGTTTGTTGTGGAAGCTCAAGCCGAAGACGAGTTGCCTGAGAAATTAATTGGTGCCATTAGGATTTGTCAAATGGAGATGTCGTCGGCAACTGTAGTTGACGCGCCGAGTGTGAACGTTGTGGCGCGTGGATTAGGGTTAGCTAAAGTCAAACACCACGAGTCTGGCGATGATGAAGATGAAAACGAGAACGCATGA
- the LOC107260943 gene encoding uncharacterized protein LOC107260943 produces MAKDSIPRPWFLDLVPLLVVILIAAHVIALVYWMYRLATDKQPQRRKAH; encoded by the exons atggcAAAGGACTCTATACCGCGACCATGGTTTCTCGATTTGGTGCCTTTACTAGTGGTTATTCTAATAGCAGCTCATGTCATCGCATTG GTTTACTGGATGTACAGGTTAGCTACTGACAAACAGCCTCAGAGAAGAAAGGCACATTGA